From Tepidimicrobium xylanilyticum, the proteins below share one genomic window:
- a CDS encoding MATE family efflux transporter, translating to MSNLVNNELLMGDLRKNLLKLSIPTMLGFVLQAVYDMVDMIWVGRISASAVAGVTIFSTVFWLVTVLNEIIGTSSVSLITQSYGKGDIERTRRIIEQTLTFKALVAIVSALITSVILKPMLSFFTSDPLVLEAALDYGYIRMFFLPILFLSYSVNTALRCLGDATTPMRIMIISSIVNMILDPIFMFDKIPGTNIPGFNMGVFGAALATVISTIIAFALGFYVLLRGNKKININLKGLIQLDWEIDKKLLTIGLPTGIEMLMRNLSNIIILKFVSIYGTNTVAAMGIGSRLFSFALMPIFGISSGASTIVGQALGAEKIDKAIDAAKFSALVNVIMMSFISLISIMVPDKIMATFINDFEVIRIGIPMVRILIPSLIFAGWSIGLGSVFTGSGYNLPFLLASIIARWGIQITMLLITTKVLNLSEIYIWISFTASEIGELITILIHYNKGKWKTKRV from the coding sequence ATGAGCAATTTAGTAAATAATGAATTATTGATGGGGGATTTAAGAAAAAACCTACTTAAACTTTCTATTCCTACCATGCTTGGATTCGTTTTACAAGCAGTATACGATATGGTGGATATGATTTGGGTCGGTAGAATCTCAGCTTCTGCAGTGGCAGGAGTTACAATCTTCTCTACTGTTTTTTGGTTGGTAACGGTATTAAATGAAATTATAGGTACTAGCTCTGTTTCTCTAATTACACAAAGTTATGGAAAAGGGGATATTGAACGGACAAGAAGGATAATAGAACAAACTCTAACCTTTAAAGCCCTAGTGGCTATTGTCTCGGCACTTATAACATCAGTTATATTAAAACCCATGCTATCATTTTTTACATCAGACCCACTGGTCCTTGAAGCTGCTTTAGATTATGGATATATAAGGATGTTTTTCCTCCCCATCTTATTTTTATCCTATTCAGTAAATACTGCTCTAAGATGTTTAGGAGATGCCACAACTCCTATGAGAATAATGATAATATCCTCCATAGTTAACATGATATTAGACCCCATATTTATGTTTGATAAGATACCGGGAACCAACATACCTGGCTTTAATATGGGGGTATTTGGTGCAGCTTTAGCCACAGTTATTTCTACCATAATTGCCTTTGCTTTAGGGTTCTATGTATTGCTAAGAGGAAATAAGAAAATTAATATAAACCTTAAAGGGCTAATTCAATTGGATTGGGAAATAGATAAAAAATTATTGACCATAGGACTGCCAACGGGTATAGAAATGCTAATGAGAAACTTATCTAACATAATCATATTAAAGTTCGTATCTATTTATGGTACCAACACGGTAGCAGCTATGGGAATTGGTTCTAGACTGTTTAGCTTCGCTCTTATGCCTATTTTTGGTATATCATCAGGCGCAAGTACTATAGTAGGTCAGGCCCTAGGTGCTGAAAAAATAGATAAAGCAATAGATGCAGCTAAATTTTCTGCCCTAGTCAATGTAATAATGATGAGCTTTATATCCCTCATATCCATAATGGTGCCTGATAAAATAATGGCTACTTTTATAAACGATTTTGAAGTCATAAGAATAGGAATTCCAATGGTAAGGATTCTAATCCCATCTCTAATATTTGCTGGATGGTCTATAGGGCTAGGTTCCGTATTTACCGGTTCTGGCTACAACCTCCCTTTTCTTTTGGCAAGCATCATTGCCAGATGGGGTATACAAATTACCATGCTTTTAATCACCACTAAAGTATTAAACCTATCGGAAATCTATATCTGGATTAGCTTTACAGCGTCGGAAATTGGAGAATTAATTACAATATTAATCCATTATAATAAGGGAAAATGGAAAACTAAAAGGGTTTAA
- a CDS encoding Mur ligase family protein: MRLYGLLQFIDVIEFWNEKDMDIRGIAYNSRKVSPGDLFVCIKGSNVDGHKYVNQAIENGAAAVIVEDYQEIDIPQFRVKDSRKALATLSHNYYGRPSEKMTVIGITATNGKTSTSFMVNSILESYGIKTGLIGTVMVKYGDFIEPAILTTPESLDLQRHFAQMNRKGVSHVVMEVSSSALELNRVGEVDFDIVTLNNVGREHIDLHTSFEKYFEYKASLIRNAKSTAWAILNLDCPYSKSLIDETKARVLTIGVKDNRGDLYCSNLDLSTGRPKFKVHIQNPIKVDNMGYEPQEFNIDLFVPGFHSVYNSMVAISVGLLSGVPVPIIQEGINSFKGVERRFQIIYDEGFKIIDDHFANPENINVTLETLSMMDYNDLHIVYAIRGSRGVITNRENAKAIVRWASKLNIKEIIATLSRSHVAEKDRVRDEEIEVFKEIMDEANIKVHLYDELPDAISHGLSKVSKEDILLLAGCQGMDYGAKIVLEEIYKSKPNMDKKELFRALGNRIAGM; this comes from the coding sequence ATGAGGCTATATGGATTACTCCAGTTTATAGATGTAATTGAATTCTGGAATGAAAAGGATATGGATATAAGGGGCATTGCTTATAATTCAAGAAAGGTAAGCCCAGGGGATTTGTTTGTCTGTATAAAGGGAAGCAATGTCGATGGACATAAGTATGTTAACCAGGCCATTGAAAATGGTGCAGCAGCAGTTATAGTGGAAGATTATCAAGAGATAGACATTCCACAATTCCGTGTAAAAGACAGCCGTAAGGCTTTAGCTACCTTGAGCCATAACTATTATGGTCGTCCTTCGGAAAAGATGACGGTAATTGGTATTACAGCCACCAATGGAAAGACATCTACTTCATTTATGGTCAATTCCATTTTGGAAAGCTATGGAATAAAGACTGGGCTAATAGGCACCGTTATGGTGAAATATGGAGATTTTATAGAACCGGCAATATTAACAACTCCTGAATCCTTAGACCTTCAGCGTCATTTTGCCCAGATGAATAGAAAGGGAGTTTCCCATGTGGTAATGGAGGTTTCCTCTTCTGCCTTGGAGCTCAACAGGGTAGGTGAGGTGGATTTCGATATAGTAACTTTAAATAATGTAGGGAGAGAACATATCGATTTACATACTTCCTTTGAAAAATATTTTGAGTATAAAGCCAGCTTAATAAGAAATGCAAAGTCAACTGCTTGGGCCATACTAAATTTAGATTGTCCCTATTCCAAATCTTTAATAGATGAAACGAAGGCGAGGGTTTTAACTATTGGAGTAAAGGATAATAGGGGGGATTTATACTGCAGCAATTTAGACCTATCTACAGGTAGACCTAAATTCAAAGTCCATATTCAAAATCCAATTAAGGTTGACAATATGGGGTATGAACCTCAAGAATTTAATATAGATTTGTTCGTTCCAGGCTTCCATTCCGTTTACAATTCGATGGTAGCCATATCCGTTGGGCTATTATCTGGTGTACCTGTTCCCATAATTCAGGAGGGGATCAATTCCTTTAAGGGAGTGGAAAGGCGCTTTCAAATCATATATGATGAAGGTTTCAAAATAATAGACGACCATTTTGCAAATCCTGAAAACATAAATGTTACATTGGAAACCTTGAGCATGATGGATTATAATGATCTTCACATAGTATATGCTATCAGAGGCAGCAGGGGGGTAATTACAAACAGAGAAAATGCTAAAGCTATAGTCAGATGGGCTTCAAAGCTAAATATTAAAGAGATAATCGCCACATTAAGCAGATCCCATGTCGCAGAAAAGGATAGGGTAAGAGATGAAGAGATAGAAGTTTTCAAGGAGATAATGGATGAAGCAAATATTAAAGTTCACTTATATGATGAATTGCCAGATGCTATATCCCACGGATTATCCAAAGTATCGAAAGAGGATATATTGCTTCTGGCAGGTTGCCAGGGGATGGACTATGGGGCCAAAATTGTCCTAGAAGAGATATATAAGTCAAAACCAAATATGGATAAAAAAGAGCTATTTAGAGCACTAGGGAATAGGATAGCGGGGATGTGA
- a CDS encoding MATE family efflux transporter — MSSISKKAENRIIRKNILSIILPITLENVLQMTSGIISMAMVGRINPIAVGAIGMSNIVFNMIWAIFRGVSTGVSVFVAQAHGANNYIKLKKIVTQTLFFSILLVIVLHQLLFWNANTLLKIFDPSQELLANGTLYLRIISWGLPFITVVLIVAGALQGMGNAKTPMKIAMIMNIVNITFSYVFIFGKLGIRPMGLKGAAFGLLIAQIIAAILGLKVLFGKDGVLTTIGDKSPINIQLKEVLPVYRIGLPTSFETIFWEGAAILMTKAILTYGEIAYAAYQLGLQAEAISYMPAAGFGIAATTFTGHAIGSKDGEEGRKYIRQLIKWTSILTLFTGGVLVFFPKQVMRLLTNDGEIIKIGAMYLFVMGLVQIPQNINGVFNGALRGAGYSKIPMIIAMLGLWLIRVPLSLLVAFVFKVSITFIWVALGLDLIFRFICGLILFMKKDVYGSKSLIEGE; from the coding sequence ATGAGCAGCATAAGTAAAAAGGCAGAAAACAGAATAATTAGAAAGAATATACTATCTATAATCCTGCCTATAACCCTTGAGAACGTTCTTCAGATGACATCTGGAATTATTTCCATGGCTATGGTAGGTAGGATCAACCCTATAGCCGTTGGGGCCATAGGGATGAGCAATATCGTCTTTAATATGATATGGGCTATATTTAGGGGGGTATCAACGGGAGTATCCGTATTCGTTGCTCAAGCTCATGGTGCTAATAACTACATTAAGTTGAAGAAAATCGTCACCCAGACCTTGTTTTTTTCAATCCTATTGGTTATAGTACTTCACCAGTTACTTTTTTGGAATGCTAATACTCTGCTAAAAATATTTGACCCTAGTCAAGAGCTATTAGCTAATGGTACATTGTATCTTAGAATCATTTCTTGGGGACTGCCTTTTATTACTGTCGTTTTAATAGTGGCTGGTGCCTTACAAGGCATGGGAAATGCTAAAACTCCTATGAAGATTGCTATGATAATGAATATTGTAAATATTACCTTTAGTTATGTATTCATATTCGGAAAGTTGGGAATACGGCCTATGGGATTAAAAGGAGCTGCATTCGGTTTATTGATAGCACAAATTATTGCAGCTATATTAGGATTAAAGGTGTTATTTGGAAAAGATGGAGTATTAACCACAATAGGAGATAAATCTCCCATTAATATTCAATTAAAAGAAGTATTGCCTGTATATAGGATAGGATTACCTACCTCTTTTGAAACTATATTCTGGGAAGGTGCAGCCATTCTAATGACTAAAGCTATTCTAACTTATGGAGAAATTGCTTATGCAGCTTATCAACTGGGCTTACAAGCTGAAGCTATTTCCTATATGCCAGCAGCTGGCTTTGGGATAGCAGCTACTACCTTTACAGGCCATGCTATAGGATCTAAAGATGGGGAGGAAGGAAGGAAATATATTCGACAGCTAATTAAATGGACAAGTATACTTACTCTATTCACAGGAGGAGTATTAGTTTTCTTCCCAAAGCAAGTTATGAGACTTTTAACCAATGATGGGGAGATTATAAAAATAGGTGCCATGTATCTATTTGTAATGGGTTTGGTGCAGATACCGCAAAATATTAACGGTGTATTCAATGGAGCCTTAAGAGGGGCTGGCTATTCTAAAATTCCAATGATAATAGCCATGTTAGGCTTGTGGTTGATAAGGGTACCTCTTTCCTTATTGGTTGCCTTTGTATTTAAGGTTAGTATTACTTTTATTTGGGTTGCCCTAGGTTTGGACTTAATATTCAGGTTTATCTGTGGTTTAATATTATTTATGAAAAAGGATGTATATGGCAGTAAATCTTTGATTGAAGGTGAATAA
- a CDS encoding BhlA/UviB family holin-like peptide, with the protein MENELIKIAASQGIWATLSIFLIFYILKVQREMDKKQDEREKSYQEIIVSLTEKFDVIEDIDKNVRNIKNSIVKFKNKTV; encoded by the coding sequence TTGGAAAATGAACTAATAAAGATAGCGGCTTCTCAGGGAATTTGGGCTACTTTAAGCATTTTTCTAATATTTTATATTCTAAAAGTTCAAAGGGAAATGGATAAAAAGCAGGATGAAAGGGAAAAAAGTTATCAAGAAATAATAGTTAGTTTAACAGAAAAATTTGATGTAATAGAAGACATAGATAAAAATGTGAGAAATATTAAAAATAGCATAGTAAAGTTTAAAAATAAAACCGTATAG
- a CDS encoding carboxylate--amine ligase, translating into MKTKAVVLGANYYIGLSIMRCLGVHGIPTVAIDYSKKGTYGFYSKYCSEFLVGPNCKKDPEGLLDFLVEYGKKQEHKPVLFPSADGYVEFMDKYLPILSKYYLVTQTEKGLYTKVMDKGELHSLAKKHGVLVPETVHIDEENFKEKVEEIIKFPCLVKPTDSPAFVSKFRRKLFKVYNIKELEEAIEKATSANLEVIVQRIIPGFDDHMYTFDAYLNQDAKVTHWITCQKYRQFPVNFGASVYTGQKYVPELYDIGGKFLEDIGYKGFAEIEFKKDATTGKYYLIEINTRTTNLNSLLFKAGINMPYIAYRELTGKPLEPYAITYDTNLVFWYAYEDLFAIRDYLKTGQLKLMDIIRSFNKPKAYAIWDWKDPKPAFAFLGNKFGSLFRKMFKFNR; encoded by the coding sequence ATGAAAACTAAAGCTGTTGTTCTTGGAGCTAATTATTATATAGGATTGAGTATTATGCGCTGTCTAGGTGTTCATGGAATACCTACTGTTGCTATAGACTATTCAAAAAAGGGTACTTATGGATTTTACTCTAAATATTGTTCTGAGTTTTTGGTTGGACCAAATTGTAAGAAAGACCCTGAAGGATTATTGGATTTTTTAGTGGAATATGGCAAAAAGCAAGAGCATAAGCCGGTTTTATTTCCTTCTGCAGATGGATATGTAGAATTTATGGATAAGTATTTGCCTATTCTATCTAAATATTATTTAGTTACACAAACAGAAAAAGGTCTATATACGAAGGTTATGGATAAGGGAGAATTACATTCCTTAGCTAAGAAACATGGGGTATTAGTGCCAGAGACAGTTCATATAGATGAAGAAAATTTTAAAGAGAAGGTAGAAGAGATTATAAAATTTCCATGCTTAGTAAAGCCTACTGATTCTCCTGCTTTTGTATCCAAATTTAGGAGGAAACTGTTCAAAGTGTATAATATAAAGGAATTGGAAGAGGCTATTGAAAAGGCTACTTCTGCAAATTTGGAGGTAATAGTTCAAAGGATTATACCCGGCTTTGATGACCATATGTATACCTTTGATGCCTATCTAAATCAAGATGCTAAGGTAACACACTGGATAACATGCCAAAAATATAGACAATTTCCCGTTAATTTTGGGGCTTCTGTTTATACTGGACAAAAATATGTACCCGAATTATATGACATAGGTGGCAAGTTCTTAGAAGATATTGGTTATAAAGGTTTTGCAGAAATAGAGTTTAAGAAAGATGCAACTACTGGGAAATACTATTTAATAGAGATCAATACTAGGACTACCAATCTTAATAGTTTGTTGTTTAAGGCAGGAATTAATATGCCCTATATTGCTTATCGAGAATTAACAGGTAAGCCTTTAGAACCTTATGCCATTACGTATGATACAAACTTAGTATTTTGGTATGCCTATGAAGATTTATTTGCTATAAGGGATTACTTAAAAACTGGACAATTGAAACTAATGGACATAATAAGGTCTTTTAATAAACCAAAGGCATATGCTATCTGGGATTGGAAGGATCCTAAACCTGCTTTTGCATTTCTTGGAAATAAATTTGGTTCTTTATTTAGAAAAATGTTTAAGTTTAATAGGTAA
- a CDS encoding M55 family metallopeptidase, translating into MKIYISADIEGVTGVTHWNETEKSEADYKEFAHQMTLEVKAACEGAINAGADEIWVKDAHDSARNIDHNLLPKSTKLIRGWSGHMFSMVQELDETFDALVFIGYHSAGGTNDNPLSHTMNTNIDYMKLNREYLSEFLIHSYIASYLKVPVVFLSGDLGLCNEVKKINENIVTVAVKEGRGNSTISIHPQLALELIRDGVETSLKRDLSLYKIELPEEFNLEIKYRQHADALKALNYKGVEAIDSMRVSFKSKDLMEIVRAIRFLI; encoded by the coding sequence ATGAAAATATACATAAGTGCAGACATTGAAGGTGTAACCGGGGTAACCCATTGGAATGAAACGGAAAAGTCTGAAGCTGACTATAAGGAATTTGCCCATCAAATGACCTTGGAAGTAAAGGCTGCCTGCGAAGGAGCCATTAATGCAGGTGCAGATGAAATTTGGGTAAAAGATGCTCACGATAGCGCTAGGAACATAGACCATAACCTATTGCCTAAAAGCACCAAGTTGATTAGAGGCTGGAGTGGCCATATGTTTTCTATGGTTCAAGAGTTAGACGAAACCTTTGATGCCTTAGTATTTATAGGATACCATTCAGCTGGAGGTACTAATGACAATCCTTTATCCCACACTATGAATACCAATATAGATTATATGAAACTAAATAGAGAATATCTATCGGAATTCCTTATCCATAGCTATATAGCATCTTATTTAAAGGTACCAGTAGTGTTTTTAAGTGGAGATTTAGGATTATGCAATGAGGTAAAGAAGATAAATGAAAATATAGTTACAGTGGCGGTAAAGGAGGGAAGAGGAAATTCCACTATAAGCATCCATCCTCAGTTGGCTTTAGAGCTGATAAGGGATGGCGTAGAGACAAGCTTAAAAAGGGATTTGTCTCTTTATAAAATAGAGCTGCCAGAGGAATTTAACTTAGAGATAAAATATAGGCAACATGCAGATGCCTTAAAGGCTTTAAATTATAAGGGAGTAGAGGCTATAGATTCCATGAGAGTTAGCTTTAAATCTAAAGATTTAATGGAAATAGTTAGAGCTATAAGGTTTTTAATATAG
- a CDS encoding DUF1893 domain-containing protein: protein MMDIELAKRYLEEKRLAIAVVKDGKLIFRSQDRGIKPMYILASQMKEQIKGSSVADRVIGKAAAMLSIYLEVKEVYGKLMSNKAVEILLENNIPYSYDDLSPYIENRDRTDICPVEKIALKAQTPEEFLAHLKEFLGY from the coding sequence ATGATGGATATAGAATTGGCAAAAAGGTATTTGGAAGAAAAACGTTTGGCCATAGCTGTGGTAAAGGATGGGAAGCTAATATTTAGAAGTCAGGATAGGGGCATTAAACCCATGTATATATTGGCTTCCCAAATGAAAGAGCAAATAAAGGGTTCGTCTGTAGCTGATAGGGTAATAGGTAAAGCAGCAGCTATGCTTTCCATATACTTAGAAGTAAAAGAGGTATATGGAAAGTTAATGTCCAACAAGGCAGTGGAAATACTATTGGAAAACAACATTCCATATAGCTATGATGACTTAAGTCCTTATATTGAGAATAGGGATAGAACGGATATATGCCCTGTTGAAAAGATAGCTCTTAAGGCTCAAACTCCAGAAGAATTTCTTGCCCATTTAAAGGAGTTTTTAGGATATTAG
- a CDS encoding sigma-70 family RNA polymerase sigma factor translates to MCGESLFELIKMIQVKEKGYKVAILKLVKQFQPLIRKYSYLLNYEDSLSELTLNFIETLYKIPIDNPRFKQDKYIISYINRSIRNGYIRFSQKRNKLYYYEPTINLDIIEDSYQINVGDKLYIDELLSLLTEREKEIIHLKYFKEYSDIEISKKVGISRQAVNSTKNRALTKMKKYALSS, encoded by the coding sequence GTGTGTGGGGAAAGTTTGTTTGAGTTAATAAAGATGATTCAAGTCAAAGAAAAAGGTTATAAAGTTGCTATACTCAAGCTCGTAAAACAATTCCAACCTCTCATTAGAAAGTACTCATATCTATTGAATTATGAAGATAGCCTATCGGAATTAACTTTGAATTTTATTGAAACGCTTTACAAAATTCCCATTGATAACCCCAGATTTAAACAGGATAAATACATTATTAGTTATATAAATAGATCTATAAGGAATGGTTATATACGTTTTTCACAAAAAAGAAATAAATTATACTATTATGAACCTACGATCAATTTAGATATAATTGAGGATTCTTATCAAATAAATGTAGGAGACAAGTTATATATTGACGAGTTATTATCATTATTAACTGAAAGAGAAAAAGAAATAATACATCTAAAATATTTTAAAGAGTATAGCGATATTGAAATCTCAAAAAAAGTTGGGATTTCAAGACAAGCAGTAAATAGTACGAAAAATAGGGCACTTACTAAGATGAAAAAATATGCCTTATCTAGTTAG
- a CDS encoding peptidoglycan-binding domain-containing protein — MSIRVYVFNDYTNSFESYYLGLNDTLPYVTNDTLKVKEFRGSSSSTVLWTHRKFMEAWNTLRTAWGKGIYVPFAFKRIWEGGHSYQSQHYAGVAIDCGQNLNETEREKLRNLAKSLGVFEYVEPKSDAPTCVHIDKRLKPPACETGYITLRNGSKNTCVFVLQDALNALGYTGGGLDGIFGSGTENSVRRFQRDQGLTVDGIVGCNAWRRLTSLAKGIGKTNTVVNP; from the coding sequence ATGTCAATTAGAGTTTATGTATTTAATGATTATACAAATAGCTTTGAATCTTATTATTTGGGCTTAAACGATACATTACCTTATGTTACCAATGATACTTTAAAAGTAAAAGAATTTAGAGGAAGTTCCAGTTCTACTGTTTTATGGACGCATAGAAAATTTATGGAAGCATGGAATACTCTTAGAACAGCTTGGGGCAAGGGTATATATGTTCCATTTGCCTTTAAAAGAATATGGGAAGGAGGGCATAGTTACCAATCTCAGCATTATGCTGGAGTAGCTATAGACTGTGGTCAAAATTTAAATGAAACAGAAAGAGAAAAGTTACGTAATTTAGCTAAATCCCTTGGTGTTTTTGAATATGTAGAGCCTAAATCTGATGCTCCTACATGTGTTCATATCGATAAGAGGTTAAAACCTCCTGCATGTGAAACCGGGTATATAACTCTAAGAAATGGTAGCAAAAATACCTGTGTATTTGTGCTTCAAGATGCATTGAATGCATTAGGATATACTGGTGGTGGTTTAGATGGAATTTTTGGTTCAGGAACTGAAAATTCTGTTAGAAGATTCCAGAGGGATCAAGGGTTAACTGTAGATGGTATAGTAGGATGTAATGCTTGGAGAAGGTTGACGAGTTTAGCAAAAGGCATTGGGAAAACTAATACCGTTGTAAATCCATGA
- a CDS encoding ABC transporter ATP-binding protein: MLKLQNLSKTYSKGEVKAVDNINLDIKPGEIFGFLGPNGAGKTTTIKMIVGLLKPDDGKVYINGIDAWENPIEAKRQLSYVPDTPEIYDKLKGIEYLNFIADMYEVPREIRQERMEKYLEIFNLKHAIGDIIGSYSHGMKQKLVLISALIHEPSLFILDEPMVGLDPKSSFQLKEIMRERCDEGKTVFFSTHILEVAEKLCDRLAIINKGKIIALGTMEELRSRAEERESLEKIFLELTENE; encoded by the coding sequence TTGTTAAAACTGCAAAACTTGTCTAAAACCTATAGTAAAGGAGAAGTTAAAGCCGTAGATAATATAAATTTGGATATTAAACCAGGAGAGATATTTGGTTTTTTAGGACCCAATGGTGCGGGCAAGACCACAACCATAAAGATGATAGTGGGTTTACTTAAACCAGATGATGGGAAAGTTTATATTAATGGAATAGATGCATGGGAAAATCCCATAGAAGCAAAAAGACAATTATCCTATGTACCAGATACACCAGAAATATACGATAAATTAAAGGGCATAGAATACCTTAATTTCATAGCCGATATGTATGAAGTGCCTAGGGAGATTAGACAGGAAAGAATGGAGAAGTACTTGGAAATATTCAATCTGAAACATGCCATAGGGGACATTATTGGCAGTTACTCTCATGGTATGAAACAGAAATTGGTGCTTATTTCTGCCCTAATCCATGAACCTAGTCTATTCATATTGGATGAGCCTATGGTAGGATTAGATCCGAAGTCCTCCTTTCAATTAAAGGAGATTATGAGGGAGAGATGTGATGAAGGAAAGACTGTGTTTTTTTCAACCCATATCTTGGAAGTAGCTGAAAAATTGTGCGATAGATTAGCCATTATCAATAAGGGGAAGATAATCGCCTTAGGTACTATGGAGGAACTACGTAGTCGTGCAGAAGAAAGGGAGTCCCTAGAAAAAATCTTCTTGGAGTTGACGGAAAATGAATAA
- a CDS encoding putative ABC transporter permease subunit — MNKILSLVKTDLNNTFGLSALQYKLINKRDRLQIIIFGIVILSVLPSYLMLIKGLSNLYEAYNSIGQESMFLLNGFLLSQMTVFILGILYVMSKNYFSNDLNVLVPLPLKPREIIGSKFISLMVNEYLTSFPIILPFIIIFGFKGNEGLLYWLYALILIIFLPVIPLALASIVVMLFMKYTNIRGRKDLFRIIGYFVFIIGLLAFQFKIQSLAQNALMEGEDLFIKIATDSNLLVKRLGLSFPPSMWGALTLSNYISIMGLVNLILFVGLSILIFLAMVYISERVFFDGLIGNLEVGTFRGSSEIKVSDYSKRFPAFIALGLKEIKMLIRTPVYLLNSVVGVVIVPILLVLSTSMDRSQSMEGLNILISSYSHLIPLMGAGMITLLGIMNCVGCTTFSREGRSLWIQRTLPIKARDQILGRVLSSLFVQLIGILALLGAIAYLGLLNLEDVFWITVLGILGSIATTELGMIVDILRPLLNWDNPQKVMKQNLNVLIAMGIGSLYLLGIGFLAYKLLDKISILFIYGIIGFIFILTTILFYILLKGLIERQFKILE; from the coding sequence ATGAATAAGATATTATCCTTAGTCAAAACCGATTTAAATAATACCTTTGGCTTATCAGCATTACAATATAAACTTATAAATAAAAGGGATAGATTGCAAATTATCATTTTTGGTATTGTAATTCTTTCAGTTTTACCTTCTTATTTGATGCTAATAAAGGGATTATCTAATCTATACGAAGCCTATAATAGCATAGGACAGGAATCTATGTTTTTATTGAATGGATTTTTATTATCCCAAATGACCGTATTTATATTAGGAATACTCTATGTAATGTCAAAAAACTATTTTTCAAATGATTTAAATGTGTTGGTACCTTTACCACTGAAACCTAGGGAGATAATTGGAAGTAAATTTATATCTTTGATGGTCAATGAATATTTGACCTCTTTCCCAATTATACTTCCCTTTATAATTATATTTGGGTTTAAAGGAAATGAAGGTCTACTATACTGGCTATATGCTTTAATACTAATTATATTCTTGCCAGTAATACCTTTGGCTTTGGCTTCAATAGTGGTAATGCTCTTTATGAAGTATACGAATATTAGAGGTAGAAAGGATTTATTTCGAATTATTGGTTATTTTGTATTTATAATAGGCTTACTTGCTTTCCAATTTAAAATCCAATCTTTAGCCCAAAATGCCCTGATGGAAGGAGAGGACTTATTTATAAAAATAGCAACGGATTCAAATCTATTGGTTAAAAGATTAGGATTAAGTTTTCCACCAAGCATGTGGGGTGCATTAACTTTAAGCAATTATATTAGTATAATGGGTCTAGTAAACCTAATATTATTCGTAGGTTTATCTATATTAATATTTTTGGCAATGGTATATATAAGCGAAAGGGTATTTTTTGATGGTCTTATTGGGAATTTAGAAGTGGGTACCTTTAGAGGAAGTAGTGAGATTAAGGTATCAGACTACAGTAAAAGATTTCCTGCTTTTATAGCCTTGGGATTAAAGGAGATAAAAATGCTTATAAGGACTCCTGTTTATCTATTGAATTCTGTTGTAGGGGTAGTTATAGTACCTATATTATTGGTTCTGTCTACTTCCATGGATAGGAGTCAATCTATGGAAGGATTAAATATATTAATAAGTAGTTACTCTCATTTAATACCCCTTATGGGTGCTGGAATGATTACCTTATTGGGTATTATGAACTGTGTAGGGTGTACCACTTTTTCTAGAGAAGGTAGAAGTCTTTGGATTCAAAGGACACTACCTATAAAGGCAAGGGATCAAATATTGGGTCGAGTTTTATCTTCCCTTTTCGTACAGTTAATAGGAATTTTAGCGCTATTAGGAGCTATAGCTTATTTAGGCTTATTAAACTTAGAAGATGTATTTTGGATTACAGTACTGGGGATTTTAGGGAGTATTGCCACGACGGAACTGGGTATGATAGTAGACATACTTAGACCACTGCTTAATTGGGATAATCCACAAAAGGTTATGAAGCAGAATTTAAATGTATTAATAGCAATGGGAATAGGTTCCCTTTACCTATTGGGGATAGGATTTCTAGCATACAAACTATTGGATAAAATTAGTATTTTATTCATATATGGGATAATAGGTTTTATTTTCATTCTCACAACCATCCTATTCTATATACTCCTTAAGGGGTTGATAGAAAGGCAGTTTAAAATATTGGAGTAA